Proteins encoded within one genomic window of Nordella sp. HKS 07:
- a CDS encoding arylsulfatase, producing the protein MLILLDDVGFGQFSVFGGGVSSPSMEKLAAEGLRYNRFHTTALCSPTRAALITGRNTHVTGNGSITEAATGYDGYTGIIPKSTGTVAEILRQNGYATAWVGKNHNTPIWETSEIGPFDRWANGLGFDYFYGFNSGDTSQYEPVLYENRNRVPRSTDPNYHLSTDIADRSIAWMQKEEVIDPDRPFFLYVAPGATHSPHQAPKEWIDTFKGKFDMGWDRYREVTFERQKQLGVIPPDTKLTPRPAGLPAWDTLNADQKRLYARMMEVFAGYGAHVDHEMGRILDAVAKLPDADNTLIVYIVGDNGASAEGGIEGSTNENAFFNNILETWQDNLKVIDELGGPKHFNHFPAAWAWAMDTPFQWTKQVASHFGGTRNPLIISWPAKITDKGGLRSQFHHVIDIMPTLLDVAGVRAPDILNGVPQKPIDGISMTYTFNDAKAPDRRKEQVFEMGVNRGIYQNGWFASSLSFLPWQPDRQGFDIDKAKWELYNIDKDFSQADDLASADPDKLRALQDLWWAEAARNDILPLDWRGPERMSIELTGKPSLAAGRKIFVYETPLAALPEASAPDLKNKSFTITAEAEIPTSGAEGMIFTQGGFTGGWGFYIEQGKLVGLHNHVALERYRIVSTEPAPTGKVTLAMEFKSDGGGMGKGGTITLFANGKKIGEGRVEKTTPFKYSLYEGQDIGEDTGSPIDFSYSPPFKFTGKLGRVTVELK; encoded by the coding sequence GTGCTGATCCTTCTCGATGATGTCGGCTTCGGACAATTCAGTGTCTTCGGCGGCGGCGTTTCGTCGCCGAGCATGGAAAAGCTCGCCGCAGAAGGCTTGCGCTACAACCGCTTCCATACGACGGCGCTGTGCTCGCCGACGCGCGCTGCCTTGATCACCGGCCGCAACACCCACGTGACCGGCAATGGCAGCATCACCGAGGCAGCGACGGGATATGATGGCTATACCGGCATCATTCCCAAGAGCACCGGAACGGTGGCGGAAATCCTGCGGCAGAATGGCTATGCCACCGCCTGGGTCGGCAAGAATCACAACACGCCGATCTGGGAGACCAGCGAAATCGGTCCGTTCGATCGCTGGGCCAATGGGCTCGGTTTCGACTATTTTTATGGCTTCAATTCCGGAGACACCAGCCAGTACGAGCCGGTTCTCTACGAGAACCGCAACCGCGTGCCACGCTCGACCGATCCCAACTACCACCTGTCCACTGACATTGCCGACAGGTCGATCGCCTGGATGCAGAAAGAGGAAGTCATCGATCCCGACCGGCCGTTCTTCCTCTATGTCGCTCCGGGTGCAACCCATTCGCCGCATCAGGCCCCGAAGGAATGGATCGACACGTTCAAGGGCAAGTTCGACATGGGCTGGGACCGCTATCGCGAAGTGACCTTCGAGCGGCAGAAGCAGCTGGGCGTCATCCCGCCTGATACCAAGCTCACGCCGCGCCCCGCCGGCCTGCCGGCGTGGGACACGCTCAATGCCGACCAGAAACGACTCTATGCGCGCATGATGGAAGTCTTCGCCGGCTATGGCGCCCATGTCGATCACGAAATGGGACGCATTCTCGACGCCGTTGCCAAGCTTCCTGATGCCGACAATACTCTGATCGTCTACATCGTCGGCGACAATGGCGCATCGGCAGAGGGGGGCATCGAAGGCTCGACCAATGAGAACGCCTTCTTCAACAACATTCTGGAGACCTGGCAGGACAATCTCAAGGTCATCGATGAGCTCGGCGGCCCGAAGCACTTCAATCACTTTCCGGCGGCCTGGGCATGGGCGATGGACACCCCCTTCCAATGGACGAAGCAGGTCGCGTCGCATTTCGGCGGCACGCGCAATCCCTTGATCATCTCGTGGCCGGCGAAGATCACTGATAAGGGCGGGCTGCGCAGTCAGTTCCACCATGTGATCGACATCATGCCGACATTGCTGGACGTTGCCGGCGTGCGGGCGCCGGACATTCTCAACGGCGTTCCGCAGAAGCCCATCGACGGAATCAGCATGACCTACACGTTCAACGACGCCAAGGCTCCCGACCGTCGCAAGGAGCAGGTCTTCGAGATGGGGGTCAATCGCGGCATCTACCAGAACGGCTGGTTTGCGTCGTCGCTGTCCTTCCTGCCCTGGCAGCCGGACCGACAGGGCTTCGACATCGATAAGGCGAAGTGGGAACTCTACAATATCGACAAGGATTTCTCGCAGGCCGACGATCTCGCATCGGCCGATCCCGACAAGCTTCGCGCGCTGCAGGACCTTTGGTGGGCCGAGGCGGCGCGCAACGACATCCTGCCGCTCGACTGGCGTGGCCCCGAGCGCATGTCGATCGAGCTGACGGGCAAGCCGAGCCTTGCCGCCGGGCGCAAGATTTTCGTGTATGAGACGCCGCTGGCGGCGCTGCCCGAAGCTTCCGCGCCCGATCTCAAGAACAAATCCTTCACGATCACCGCCGAGGCGGAGATACCCACGAGCGGAGCGGAGGGCATGATCTTCACCCAGGGGGGCTTCACCGGTGGCTGGGGATTTTACATCGAGCAGGGCAAGCTCGTCGGCCTGCACAACCATGTGGCGCTCGAGCGTTATCGCATCGTCTCCACCGAGCCGGCACCGACCGGCAAGGTCACGCTGGCGATGGAATTCAAGTCCGACGGCGGCGGCATGGGCAAGGGCGGCACGATCACGCTCTTCGCCAATGGGAAGAAGATCGGCGAGGGCCGCGTCGAAAAGACGACACCGTTCAAATACTCGCTCTATGAAGGGCAGGATATCGGAGAGGACACCGGCTCGCCGATCGACTTCAGCTATTCTCCGCCGTTCAAGTTCACCGGCAAGCTCGGCCGGGTCACCGTGGAGCTCAAATAG
- a CDS encoding DUF1214 domain-containing protein yields the protein MNCSSTGDAIVPSPRARSTLTFHVQADAPPVVIQTNWLPAPKDVDFSLYLRAYWSMTAITGGSWTPPPVEEVV from the coding sequence CTGAACTGTTCTTCTACAGGAGATGCCATAGTTCCGTCGCCCAGAGCCCGCAGCACGCTCACGTTCCACGTGCAGGCCGACGCGCCGCCGGTGGTGATACAGACGAATTGGCTGCCGGCACCCAAAGACGTCGATTTCTCGCTCTATTTGCGCGCCTATTGGTCCATGACGGCGATCACCGGCGGTTCATGGACGCCGCCGCCGGTCGAGGAGGTGGTCTGA
- a CDS encoding sulfite oxidase heme-binding subunit YedZ: protein MQYRTLISPWTDRSGRFSALKSAVLILVLLPAIYYAIELSRNDLGPLPYKEALHRIGDWTIRFLVITLALTPLQRILGWPKLALIRRMLGVTTFAYALAHLCLYVVNEKFDLVFVASEIVKRIYLTIGFTTLLGLSLLAATSTDWAVRKLGRNWKRLHLIVYGLAVLALLHYFIQSKIDVSQPVLWTGFFLLLMIYRVAIKQRRPLTPLVLAGSAVAAALLTAAVEFSWYGLATGVGPLRVLKANLAFAYGLRPAWIVLIVGLAVALLPWLKQAYGLANARLNPARNAATR from the coding sequence ATGCAATATCGAACCCTCATAAGCCCCTGGACCGACCGCAGCGGACGCTTTTCCGCGCTCAAATCGGCGGTACTGATCCTGGTTCTCCTTCCGGCCATATATTATGCGATCGAGCTCAGCCGGAACGATCTGGGCCCGCTGCCCTACAAGGAAGCGCTGCACCGCATCGGCGACTGGACCATACGCTTCCTGGTCATCACTTTGGCTCTGACACCGCTACAGCGCATCCTGGGCTGGCCCAAGCTCGCCCTCATCCGCCGCATGCTGGGCGTCACCACCTTCGCTTACGCATTGGCGCATCTTTGCCTATATGTCGTGAACGAGAAATTCGATCTCGTTTTCGTCGCTTCGGAGATCGTCAAGCGCATCTATCTCACCATCGGCTTCACGACACTCCTGGGCTTGAGCCTCCTCGCCGCGACCTCGACCGACTGGGCGGTGCGCAAGCTCGGCCGCAACTGGAAGAGGCTGCATCTCATCGTCTATGGCCTAGCCGTGCTGGCGCTTCTGCACTATTTCATCCAGTCCAAGATCGACGTCAGCCAGCCGGTGCTGTGGACGGGCTTCTTCCTGCTACTGATGATCTATCGCGTGGCGATCAAGCAGCGCCGGCCCCTGACCCCGCTGGTCCTGGCGGGCTCCGCCGTTGCAGCAGCCCTCCTGACCGCCGCGGTGGAATTCTCATGGTACGGGCTCGCGACCGGCGTCGGCCCCTTGCGGGTCCTCAAGGCCAATCTGGCTTTCGCCTATGGCCTGCGTCCCGCCTGGATAGTGCTGATCGTGGGTCTGGCCGTGGCGCTCCTGCCCTGGCTCAAACAGGCCTATGGCTTGGCCAACGCCCGCCTCAATCCCGCCCGCAACGCCGCGACGCGCTGA
- the hisG gene encoding ATP phosphoribosyltransferase, which translates to MTALVLGIPSKGRLMEATEALLGKAGFALTRKGSDRLYRGRLGGIEGIDVAFLSASEIATSLKEGKIDLGVTGEDLLRETLRPDDERIGVLERLDFGFANVVVAVPEAWLDVARMSDLDEVSESFYKRHGRRLRVATKYLNLTRRFFSAKGVTGYRIVESLGATEGAPAAGTAEAIVDITTTGSTLAANHLKILDDGVILESRAVLALQTRLEDDQRVAALRAGLRRALAKP; encoded by the coding sequence ATGACGGCGCTTGTTCTCGGCATTCCCTCCAAGGGCCGCCTGATGGAAGCGACCGAAGCGCTCCTCGGCAAGGCGGGCTTCGCCTTGACGCGCAAGGGATCGGACCGGCTCTATCGCGGCCGTCTCGGTGGCATCGAAGGCATCGATGTCGCCTTCCTGTCAGCCTCGGAGATCGCGACCTCGCTCAAGGAGGGCAAGATCGATCTCGGCGTCACCGGCGAGGATCTGCTGCGCGAGACGCTGAGGCCTGATGACGAGCGTATCGGCGTCCTCGAAAGGCTGGACTTCGGTTTCGCCAATGTCGTGGTGGCAGTGCCGGAGGCCTGGCTCGACGTCGCCCGCATGAGCGACCTCGATGAAGTCTCGGAGAGCTTCTACAAGCGCCATGGCCGGCGCCTGCGCGTCGCCACCAAATATCTCAATCTGACGCGCCGTTTCTTTTCCGCCAAAGGCGTCACAGGCTATCGCATCGTGGAAAGCCTTGGGGCTACCGAGGGCGCGCCAGCGGCGGGGACCGCTGAAGCGATCGTCGACATCACCACCACGGGGTCGACGCTCGCCGCCAACCATCTCAAGATCCTCGATGACGGCGTGATCCTCGAATCTCGGGCCGTGCTGGCGCTGCAGACGCGGCTCGAGGACGATCAGCGCGTCGCGGCGTTGCGGGCGGGATTGAGGCGGGCGTTGGCCAAGCCATAG
- a CDS encoding ATP phosphoribosyltransferase regulatory subunit, with the protein MSGRSSAERVALAAQNARIMAVFEDAGFDHIAPDILQPADIFLERSGEDIRANSYVFTDPEGAEMCLRPDITVPACRYHLMHAPRPDSEARYCYCGPAFRFTQGGRAPSEFGQAGIEWLAAGDAEASEARVLALTIAALKAAGLKRFRVKLGDLHLFQALLDGLEMPKRWRLRLIHQFWRPQTFRETLARFAAREELSRTSISPFVDAVVGKDAGETRHWVDSELERKAISPVGGRSAEEIAARLTDKAADRSAHPLAPEAVHAINAYLAIEGDAASALKQLEGVAKSRSYRDALERYRRRIEAMRGEGLRPEDFFFAAPFGRNLEYYTGFVFQIEADAALGPLQVAGGGRYDDLLSDIGSPVPVSAVGCAIGTEQLLAAVGGRS; encoded by the coding sequence ATGTCCGGTAGGTCCTCGGCCGAGCGGGTGGCACTCGCGGCGCAGAATGCCCGCATCATGGCGGTCTTCGAGGACGCGGGCTTCGATCATATCGCGCCCGACATTCTGCAGCCGGCCGACATCTTCCTCGAGCGTTCCGGCGAGGATATCCGCGCCAACTCATATGTCTTCACCGATCCGGAAGGGGCCGAAATGTGCTTGCGCCCCGATATCACGGTGCCGGCCTGCCGTTATCACCTCATGCATGCGCCGAGGCCCGACAGCGAGGCGCGCTATTGCTATTGCGGACCGGCCTTCCGCTTCACACAAGGCGGCAGGGCTCCCAGCGAATTCGGCCAGGCCGGCATCGAATGGCTGGCGGCCGGCGATGCCGAGGCCTCCGAGGCGCGGGTGCTGGCGCTGACAATTGCCGCCCTGAAGGCCGCGGGACTCAAGCGTTTCCGCGTCAAGCTTGGCGATCTCCATCTCTTCCAGGCGCTGCTCGACGGACTCGAAATGCCGAAGCGCTGGCGACTTCGTCTGATCCATCAATTCTGGCGGCCGCAGACATTTCGCGAGACGTTGGCCCGCTTCGCGGCGCGCGAAGAGCTGAGCCGCACCAGCATATCGCCCTTCGTCGATGCGGTGGTGGGCAAGGATGCCGGCGAGACCAGGCACTGGGTCGACAGCGAACTCGAGCGCAAAGCCATAAGCCCGGTGGGGGGCCGTTCGGCGGAAGAGATTGCCGCGCGGCTGACCGACAAGGCGGCCGACCGCTCCGCGCATCCGCTCGCTCCTGAAGCTGTTCATGCGATCAACGCTTATCTCGCGATCGAGGGCGATGCGGCATCCGCGCTCAAGCAGCTCGAAGGTGTGGCGAAGAGCCGGTCCTATCGTGATGCGCTGGAACGCTATCGCCGCCGCATCGAGGCGATGCGTGGAGAGGGCTTGCGGCCTGAGGATTTCTTCTTCGCCGCGCCCTTCGGACGTAATCTCGAATATTATACAGGCTTCGTTTTTCAGATCGAGGCGGATGCGGCGCTGGGCCCGCTGCAGGTCGCCGGTGGCGGACGCTATGACGATCTTCTGTCCGATATCGGCTCACCGGTACCGGTTTCGGCTGTCGGCTGCGCCATCGGGACGGAGCAGCTTCTGGCGGCAGTGGGAGGCCGGTCATGA
- the hisS gene encoding histidine--tRNA ligase yields the protein MSAKTKQQRPKARVAKGFRDIGPDEVRGVKRMMRVIEEVYEAYGFEPLEVPFIEYTDALGKFLPDQDRPNEGVFSFQDDDEQWLSLRYDLTAPLARFIAENQQALPTPYRGYRQGWVFRNEKPGPGRFRQFMQFDADTVGSASPSSDAEVCMMIADTMEKLGIARGSYVLKVNNRKILDGVLESIGVAGPENEARRMTVLRAIDKLDRLGVAGVRELLGKGRKDDSGDFTKGAELDAAAIDRVAGFVDAGAASRAETLKRLAELVGESERGRAGVAELAEMSMLFAAAGYAEDRIKIDPAVVRGLGYYTGPVFECELLMEARNDEGQLVRFGSVGGGGRYDDLVARFTGQPVPATGFSIGVSRLYSALTLLGRTEEGKTLAPVVVLIMDRERIGDYQRMVGSLRAAGIRAEMYVGTSGMKAQMKYADKRGSPLVVIQGGDEKAKGEVQIKDLALGAELAGGVENRADYKEARLAQFSVPEADLVKAVREALARR from the coding sequence ATGTCCGCCAAGACCAAACAGCAGCGCCCGAAGGCGCGCGTCGCCAAGGGTTTCCGTGATATCGGACCCGACGAGGTGCGTGGCGTCAAGCGCATGATGCGGGTGATCGAGGAGGTCTACGAGGCCTATGGCTTCGAGCCCCTCGAAGTGCCCTTCATCGAATATACCGACGCGCTCGGCAAATTCCTGCCGGACCAGGACCGCCCGAATGAAGGCGTGTTCTCCTTTCAGGACGATGACGAACAGTGGCTGTCGCTACGCTATGACCTGACAGCACCCCTGGCGCGCTTTATCGCCGAGAACCAGCAGGCGCTGCCCACGCCCTATCGCGGTTATCGCCAGGGCTGGGTGTTCCGCAACGAGAAGCCGGGGCCGGGCCGGTTCCGCCAGTTCATGCAGTTCGACGCCGACACGGTGGGCTCGGCCTCGCCGTCCTCCGATGCCGAAGTCTGCATGATGATCGCCGACACGATGGAGAAGCTCGGCATCGCGCGCGGCAGCTATGTGCTGAAGGTCAATAACCGAAAGATTCTCGACGGCGTGCTCGAAAGCATCGGGGTGGCGGGGCCGGAGAACGAGGCGCGGCGCATGACGGTGCTGCGCGCCATCGACAAGCTCGACCGACTGGGCGTCGCCGGTGTGCGCGAGCTCCTGGGCAAGGGCCGCAAGGACGACTCGGGCGACTTCACCAAGGGGGCCGAGCTCGATGCGGCCGCCATCGACCGCGTCGCCGGCTTTGTCGATGCGGGAGCGGCGAGCCGGGCGGAAACGCTGAAGCGGCTCGCTGAGCTGGTCGGCGAGAGCGAGCGCGGCCGCGCCGGCGTGGCAGAGCTCGCGGAGATGTCGATGCTCTTCGCCGCGGCAGGCTATGCGGAAGACCGCATCAAGATCGATCCGGCGGTGGTGCGCGGCCTCGGCTATTACACCGGCCCCGTCTTCGAATGCGAATTGCTGATGGAAGCGCGCAATGACGAGGGCCAGCTTGTCCGCTTCGGCTCGGTCGGCGGCGGCGGGCGCTATGACGATCTCGTCGCGCGCTTCACCGGCCAGCCGGTGCCGGCCACCGGCTTCTCGATCGGCGTGTCGAGGCTCTATTCGGCGCTGACCCTTCTCGGCCGCACCGAGGAAGGCAAGACGCTGGCACCGGTCGTGGTGCTGATCATGGACCGCGAGCGCATCGGCGACTATCAGCGCATGGTGGGAAGCCTGCGGGCGGCCGGCATCCGCGCCGAGATGTATGTCGGCACTTCCGGCATGAAGGCGCAAATGAAATATGCCGACAAACGCGGCAGTCCGCTGGTCGTCATCCAGGGTGGTGACGAAAAGGCCAAGGGCGAAGTGCAGATCAAGGATCTGGCGCTCGGCGCGGAACTCGCGGGCGGCGTCGAAAATCGTGCCGACTACAAGGAAGCGCGGCTGGCGCAGTTCTCGGTGCCGGAAGCCGATCTGGTGAAGGCGGTGCGCGAGGCTCTGGCGCGGAGATGA
- a CDS encoding fumarylacetoacetate hydrolase family protein: MKLLRYGAKGKEKPGLLDKEGRIRDLSGTIADITGETIGPKSLARLAKIKPESLPLVRGTPRIGACVANPQKFIAIGLNYSDHAAESNLPVPPEPVLFTKHVSCISGPNDDVTIPPKSKKSDWEVELGVIIGTRAKNIKKKDALAHVAGYCTINDLSEREFQIERAGQWTKGKSYDTFGPIGPWLVTTDEVKDPQKLKLWLELNGKRVQDGSTATMVFGVAHIVAYLSQFFTLMPGDIITTGTPPGVGMGMKPQRFLKPGDVMRVGIEGLGIQQQKVVRDK, encoded by the coding sequence ATGAAGCTGCTGCGTTATGGCGCGAAGGGCAAGGAAAAGCCGGGCCTTCTCGACAAGGAGGGCCGCATCCGCGATCTCTCCGGCACCATTGCCGACATCACCGGCGAGACGATCGGCCCGAAGAGCCTGGCACGCCTCGCCAAGATCAAGCCGGAATCGCTGCCTCTGGTGCGCGGCACGCCGCGCATCGGCGCTTGCGTCGCCAATCCGCAGAAATTCATCGCCATCGGCCTCAACTATTCCGACCATGCGGCGGAATCGAACCTGCCGGTGCCCCCCGAGCCCGTGCTCTTCACCAAGCATGTGAGCTGCATCTCAGGCCCCAATGACGATGTCACCATCCCGCCCAAGTCGAAGAAGTCGGACTGGGAAGTGGAGCTTGGCGTCATCATCGGCACGCGCGCCAAGAACATCAAGAAGAAGGACGCGCTCGCCCATGTGGCGGGCTATTGCACCATCAACGACCTCTCGGAGCGCGAATTCCAGATCGAGCGCGCCGGCCAGTGGACCAAGGGCAAGTCCTACGACACCTTCGGCCCGATCGGCCCGTGGCTCGTGACCACGGACGAAGTCAAGGACCCGCAGAAGCTCAAATTGTGGCTCGAGCTCAATGGCAAGAGGGTGCAGGACGGCTCGACCGCCACCATGGTGTTCGGCGTCGCCCATATCGTCGCCTATCTGTCGCAGTTCTTCACCCTGATGCCGGGCGACATCATCACCACCGGCACGCCCCCCGGCGTCGGCATGGGCATGAAGCCGCAGCGCTTCCTCAAGCCGGGTGACGTCATGCGGGTCGGCATCGAGGGGCTGGGCATTCAGCAGCAGAAAGTGGTCCGGGACAAGTAA